A genomic segment from Rahnella aceris encodes:
- the baeS gene encoding envelope stress sensor histidine kinase BaeS produces the protein MKPGITAKLFMAIFCTCALVLITMNWGVRMSFERGFIDYIRQSNEQRVELLADTLQEQYKQHGNWEFLETNDRLIYQLMRSFEQNSSPRMPPQGWRTKFWILDSHDRRIGGYDQPVPPDLQGPRRVMTVDGVVIGSVISTPAERLTRDADINFERQQSRTSWMIVAFTALLAAAVTWVLSRGMLAPVKRLVNGTHQLAAGNFSTRVEVDSEDELGKLAQDFNQLAMTLEKNEQMRRAFMADISHELRTPLAVLRGELEAMQDGVRKMTVGSLESLQSEVSILTKLVDDLHQLSLSDAGALAYRKVDTDVVHLVQLAEAGSRDRFHNKHLTLTSHLPESAEVFGDPQRLSQLINNLLENSLRYTDPNGGLEILGEIREKTLHLMFQDSAPGISDEQLIRIFERFYRTEGSRNRASGGSGLGLAICQNIVEAHGGQISASHSPAGGVRITIVLPLSVPHGLRN, from the coding sequence ATGAAACCTGGTATCACTGCCAAGCTGTTTATGGCCATCTTTTGTACCTGCGCGCTGGTGTTGATCACCATGAACTGGGGCGTACGGATGAGCTTCGAACGGGGCTTTATTGACTACATCCGCCAAAGCAATGAACAGCGTGTCGAGCTGCTGGCGGACACATTGCAGGAGCAGTACAAGCAGCATGGTAACTGGGAATTTTTGGAAACAAATGACCGGTTAATCTATCAGCTGATGCGCTCATTTGAACAAAACAGCAGCCCGAGAATGCCACCGCAGGGCTGGCGGACAAAATTCTGGATCCTCGACAGTCACGACCGCCGGATCGGTGGTTACGATCAGCCTGTTCCCCCCGATCTCCAGGGACCGCGCCGCGTGATGACCGTTGATGGCGTCGTCATCGGTTCGGTAATTTCCACACCCGCTGAGCGCCTGACCCGCGATGCCGATATCAACTTTGAGCGCCAGCAAAGCCGGACCAGTTGGATGATTGTCGCCTTTACTGCACTGCTGGCCGCCGCCGTAACCTGGGTTTTATCCCGCGGAATGCTCGCGCCGGTAAAACGGCTGGTGAATGGCACCCACCAGCTTGCCGCAGGAAATTTCAGCACCCGCGTGGAGGTCGACAGTGAAGACGAACTGGGGAAACTGGCGCAGGACTTTAACCAGCTGGCAATGACGCTGGAGAAAAACGAGCAAATGCGCCGGGCATTCATGGCGGATATTTCTCACGAATTACGCACTCCGCTGGCGGTATTGCGCGGTGAGCTGGAGGCCATGCAGGACGGTGTGCGAAAAATGACAGTCGGTTCACTGGAATCACTGCAATCTGAAGTATCGATTCTGACCAAACTGGTCGATGACCTGCACCAGCTTTCGCTGTCTGATGCCGGTGCGCTGGCGTACCGTAAAGTCGACACTGATGTGGTACATCTGGTGCAACTGGCAGAGGCCGGTTCGCGCGATCGTTTCCACAACAAACACTTAACGCTCACCAGCCATCTGCCGGAAAGCGCCGAAGTATTTGGTGACCCGCAGCGGTTGTCGCAACTTATCAACAATCTGCTGGAAAACAGCCTGCGCTATACTGACCCAAATGGCGGCCTGGAAATTCTGGGAGAAATTCGCGAAAAAACGCTGCATCTGATGTTCCAGGACAGCGCGCCGGGCATCAGTGATGAACAACTGATCCGTATTTTTGAACGATTTTACCGTACCGAAGGCTCGCGTAACCGCGCCAGCGGCGGCTCGGGGTTAGGTCTGGCGATTTGCCAGAATATCGTCGAAGCCCACGGCGGGCAAATCAGCGCCAGCCACTCTCCGGCAGGTGGCGTGCGCATTACCATCGTCCTGCCCCTTTCTGTTCCACATGGCCTGAGAAACTGA
- the tal gene encoding transaldolase, which yields MNQLDALKKITTVVADSGDIESIRHFEPQDATTNPSLILKAADLPQYQNLVKDALDYARKQGGSKEAQVINATDKLAVNIGAEILKSVPGRVSTEVDARLSFNRDLCIEKARKLIGLYQDHGIDKSRILIKLASTWEGIQAAKELEKEGINCNLTLLFSFAQARACAEAGVYLISPFVGRIYDWYKAKEPNATYDVEKDPGVKSVRDIYEYYKSHGYETVIMGASFRKVEQILALAGCDRLTLSPNLLEELKASDAPVERKLQPSSQAGKKPAPLTQAEFLWEHHQDAMAVDKLAEGIRQFAVDQKKLEDMLSAQL from the coding sequence ATGAACCAGTTAGACGCACTAAAAAAAATCACCACCGTCGTTGCCGACAGCGGTGACATTGAATCTATCCGTCATTTCGAGCCTCAGGATGCGACGACCAATCCTTCGCTGATCCTCAAAGCAGCCGACCTGCCACAATACCAAAACCTGGTTAAAGACGCGCTGGACTATGCCCGCAAGCAAGGCGGCAGCAAAGAAGCTCAGGTGATCAATGCCACAGATAAACTGGCCGTCAATATCGGGGCCGAAATTCTGAAAAGTGTACCGGGGCGCGTCTCGACAGAAGTGGATGCCCGCCTGTCATTTAACCGGGATTTGTGTATCGAAAAAGCCCGCAAACTGATTGGTTTATATCAGGATCATGGCATTGATAAATCGCGCATTCTGATCAAACTGGCGTCTACGTGGGAAGGCATTCAGGCCGCCAAAGAACTGGAAAAAGAAGGCATCAACTGTAACCTGACCCTGCTGTTCTCCTTTGCTCAGGCACGCGCCTGCGCCGAAGCCGGTGTCTACCTGATTTCTCCCTTCGTTGGCCGTATCTACGACTGGTACAAAGCCAAAGAGCCCAATGCCACTTACGACGTTGAAAAAGATCCGGGCGTGAAATCTGTCCGGGATATCTACGAATACTACAAATCCCACGGTTACGAGACCGTCATCATGGGTGCCAGTTTCCGCAAAGTGGAACAAATTCTGGCACTGGCAGGCTGTGACCGCCTGACCCTTTCTCCCAACCTGCTGGAAGAGCTAAAAGCCAGTGACGCGCCGGTTGAACGCAAACTGCAGCCGTCCTCTCAGGCGGGTAAAAAGCCTGCACCGCTGACTCAGGCTGAATTCCTCTGGGAACATCATCAGGATGCGATGGCGGTAGATAAACTGGCCGAAGGTATCCGCCAGTTCGCCGTCGATCAGAAAAAACTCGAAGATATGCTGTCAGCACAACTTTAG
- the tkt gene encoding transketolase: MPSRKELANAIRALSMDAVQKANSGHPGAPMGMADIAEVLWRDYMNHNPTNPKWADRDRFLMSNGHGSMLQYSLLHLTGYDLPMKELENFRQLHSKTPGHPEFGYTPGVETTTGPLGQGIANAVGFAIAERTLAAQFNRENHDIVNHYTYAFLGDGCMMEGISHEACSLAGTMKLGKLIAFYDDNGISIDGHVEGWFTDDTAKRFEAYHWHVIRGIDGHDPDAVKAAIEEARKVTDKPSLLLCKTVIAFGSPNKAGTHGAHGAALGDDEVAATRKHIGWNSPPFEIPQDIYAQWDAKEAGKAKEKAWNEKFAAYAKAYPQLAAEFERRVSGKLPANWQSETQKYIEELQAKPANIASRKASQNALESFGKILPEFLGGSADLAPSNLTMWSGSKSIGDDKAGNYIHYGVREFGMTAITNGIALHGGFLPYSATFLMFVEYARNAVRLAALMKIRNVFVYTHDSIGLGEDGPTHQPVEQMASLRVTPNMNTWRPGDQVESAIAWKYAIERTDGPSALIFSRQNLTQQPRTAEQLANVARGGYVLKDSDGTPDVILIATGSEVGITVEAAEKLTALGTRVRVVSMPSTDVFDQQDAAYRESVLPKTVTARVAVEAGIADYWYKYVGLNGAIVGMTTFGESAPAEQLFKEFGFTADNVVAKAQGLLK, encoded by the coding sequence ATGCCCTCTCGTAAAGAACTTGCGAATGCGATCCGTGCCCTGAGCATGGATGCCGTTCAAAAAGCGAACTCAGGCCATCCCGGCGCACCAATGGGAATGGCGGATATCGCTGAAGTGCTGTGGCGTGATTACATGAATCACAACCCGACCAACCCGAAATGGGCCGATCGCGACCGCTTCCTGATGTCTAACGGACACGGATCAATGCTGCAATACAGCCTGCTGCACCTGACGGGTTACGATCTGCCAATGAAAGAGCTGGAAAACTTCCGCCAGTTGCATTCGAAAACGCCTGGGCACCCGGAATTCGGCTATACACCGGGCGTCGAAACCACCACCGGCCCGCTGGGTCAGGGTATCGCTAACGCCGTAGGTTTCGCGATTGCCGAGCGCACGCTTGCAGCTCAGTTTAACCGTGAAAATCACGACATCGTGAACCACTACACCTACGCCTTTTTAGGCGACGGCTGCATGATGGAAGGCATCTCACACGAAGCCTGTTCACTCGCCGGCACCATGAAGCTCGGCAAGCTGATTGCGTTTTATGATGACAACGGTATCTCCATCGACGGCCATGTTGAAGGCTGGTTCACCGATGACACCGCCAAACGCTTTGAAGCCTATCACTGGCATGTGATCCGCGGTATTGACGGGCATGATCCTGACGCCGTAAAAGCCGCCATCGAAGAAGCCCGCAAGGTGACCGACAAACCGTCGCTGTTGCTATGCAAAACCGTGATTGCATTCGGCTCACCGAACAAAGCCGGCACCCACGGCGCGCATGGCGCTGCGCTGGGCGATGATGAAGTTGCAGCCACCCGTAAACATATCGGCTGGAACTCCCCGCCTTTCGAAATCCCGCAGGATATCTACGCCCAGTGGGATGCCAAAGAAGCCGGTAAAGCGAAAGAGAAAGCCTGGAACGAGAAATTTGCGGCTTACGCAAAAGCCTATCCGCAACTGGCCGCAGAATTTGAGCGCCGTGTGAGCGGCAAACTGCCTGCTAACTGGCAAAGCGAAACGCAGAAATACATCGAAGAATTGCAGGCGAAACCGGCCAATATTGCCAGCCGTAAAGCCTCGCAAAACGCCCTGGAATCCTTCGGTAAAATCCTGCCTGAATTCCTCGGCGGTTCTGCGGACCTTGCGCCAAGTAACCTGACGATGTGGTCTGGTTCAAAATCTATCGGTGACGATAAAGCGGGTAACTACATTCACTACGGTGTCCGTGAATTTGGCATGACCGCCATCACTAACGGTATCGCCCTGCACGGCGGTTTCCTGCCGTATTCGGCGACATTCCTGATGTTCGTGGAATATGCCCGTAACGCCGTTCGTCTGGCGGCACTGATGAAAATCCGCAACGTGTTCGTGTATACCCATGACTCTATCGGTCTGGGTGAAGACGGCCCGACGCACCAGCCGGTAGAACAAATGGCCAGCCTGCGTGTGACGCCAAACATGAACACATGGCGTCCGGGCGATCAGGTAGAATCAGCTATCGCCTGGAAATACGCCATCGAACGTACTGACGGTCCTTCTGCACTTATCTTCTCGCGCCAGAACCTGACTCAGCAGCCCCGTACGGCTGAGCAACTGGCTAACGTAGCTCGCGGCGGTTATGTACTGAAAGATTCTGACGGCACACCGGACGTTATCCTGATTGCCACCGGCTCTGAAGTCGGCATCACGGTGGAAGCCGCAGAGAAACTGACCGCGTTGGGTACCAGGGTTCGCGTGGTTTCCATGCCGTCCACCGATGTTTTCGATCAGCAGGACGCAGCGTACCGTGAGTCTGTTCTGCCGAAAACGGTGACCGCACGCGTCGCTGTTGAAGCCGGTATCGCCGATTACTGGTACAAGTATGTAGGCCTTAACGGTGCCATTGTCGGCATGACAACCTTCGGGGAATCCGCACCCGCAGAGCAACTGTTTAAAGAGTTCGGCTTTACCGCTGATAATGTCGTCGCGAAAGCACAGGGGCTATTGAAGTGA
- a CDS encoding aldo/keto reductase has protein sequence MSKRELGRSGIQVPLLTFGGNVFGWTVDQAASFNLLDALLDHKLNFIDTADVYSSWVEGNKGGESETIIGNWLKKSGKRDQIILATKVGKPMGEGKVGLSPRYIKEAVEASLKRLQTDYIDLYQSHDDDADTPLAETMAAFDALIKEGKVRAVGASNYSAPRLAEALKVSQENGLARYETLQPQYNLYDRKVYEEALEKVVTDNGLGVINFYGLAAGFLTGKYRTKADAGKSKRGENVIARCLNERGLKVLAGLDQVAEKHGAQPGQVALAWQIARPGITSPIVSATSLQQLNELAQAATLKLDDTDTRTLNDASAW, from the coding sequence ATGAGCAAAAGAGAACTGGGTCGTTCAGGTATTCAGGTGCCGCTGTTAACCTTTGGTGGCAATGTATTTGGCTGGACCGTCGATCAGGCTGCCTCGTTTAACCTGCTGGATGCCTTGCTGGATCATAAACTGAATTTCATCGATACGGCAGATGTGTACTCGAGCTGGGTTGAAGGCAACAAAGGGGGAGAATCCGAAACCATCATCGGCAACTGGCTGAAAAAATCCGGTAAGCGTGACCAGATCATTCTCGCCACCAAAGTCGGTAAGCCGATGGGCGAAGGTAAAGTCGGTTTGTCGCCGCGCTATATTAAAGAAGCGGTAGAAGCCTCTCTGAAACGTCTGCAAACAGATTATATCGATTTGTATCAGTCACATGATGACGATGCGGATACACCGCTGGCCGAAACTATGGCGGCATTTGACGCGTTAATCAAAGAAGGGAAAGTGCGCGCCGTCGGGGCATCTAACTACAGTGCGCCGCGTCTGGCCGAAGCGCTGAAAGTCAGCCAGGAAAACGGGCTGGCACGTTATGAAACGCTGCAACCACAATACAATTTGTATGACCGCAAAGTGTATGAGGAAGCGCTGGAAAAAGTCGTGACAGATAATGGTCTGGGCGTCATCAACTTCTATGGCCTGGCCGCCGGCTTTCTGACCGGGAAATATCGAACCAAAGCCGATGCCGGTAAGAGTAAACGCGGCGAAAACGTGATTGCGCGTTGCCTGAATGAGCGCGGCCTGAAAGTATTGGCCGGACTGGATCAGGTGGCTGAGAAGCATGGCGCACAACCGGGACAGGTTGCACTGGCCTGGCAGATTGCCCGCCCGGGCATTACCTCACCGATCGTCAGTGCGACCTCCCTGCAACAGCTCAATGAACTGGCGCAGGCCGCAACCCTGAAACTCGATGATACCGATACCAGGACCTTAAATGACGCCAGTGCCTGGTAA
- the mdtD gene encoding multidrug transporter subunit MdtD, producing MKSENTDTLSPSTPLPPSVRWQLWIVAFGFFMQALDTTIVNTALPSMARSLGENPLHMHSVIVAYVLTVAVMLPASGWLADKVGVKWVFFSAIVLFTLGSLLCAQSESLRELVMSRIVQGIGGAMMVPVGRLTVLKIVPRSEYMAAMTMVTLPGQVGPLLGPALGGFLVQYASWHWIFLINLPVGLAGCIATLMIMPNYKMQTRRFDISGFVMLAVCMATLTLALEGSRSMGLTALEIVLLVVAGGGALGIYWMHARGNLSALFSLRLFHTPTFKIGLIGSLLGRIGSGMLPFMTPVFLQLGMGFTPFHAGLMMIPMVLGSMGMKRVVVRLVNQLGYRSALVSATLLLALITLIFPLVAIYGAMWMIPIVLFFQGMVNSLRFSSMNTLTLKDLPPRLASSGNSLLSMIMQLSMSLGVSVAGLLIGLFAHQQAITPDSSTLHTAFLYCYMSMALVIALPAWVFSKVPPDTQKNAIISRRRAEAGSPDPMRKS from the coding sequence ATGAAATCTGAAAATACTGACACCTTATCGCCTTCCACGCCGCTGCCACCTTCGGTTCGCTGGCAATTGTGGATCGTCGCCTTTGGCTTCTTTATGCAGGCCCTCGACACCACGATCGTCAATACTGCCCTGCCGTCCATGGCCCGCAGTCTGGGCGAAAACCCGCTGCACATGCATTCGGTTATTGTCGCTTATGTGCTGACGGTTGCGGTGATGTTACCGGCGAGCGGCTGGCTGGCGGATAAAGTCGGTGTGAAGTGGGTATTCTTTTCAGCCATTGTGCTGTTCACGCTCGGCTCGCTACTGTGCGCGCAATCGGAAAGCCTGCGTGAACTGGTGATGTCGCGCATAGTTCAGGGGATCGGCGGCGCGATGATGGTGCCGGTCGGACGGCTGACGGTGCTGAAAATTGTCCCGCGCAGCGAATACATGGCAGCGATGACGATGGTGACACTGCCCGGTCAGGTCGGTCCGTTACTGGGTCCGGCGCTGGGTGGTTTTCTGGTGCAATATGCCAGCTGGCACTGGATTTTTCTGATCAATCTGCCGGTCGGTCTGGCCGGTTGCATCGCCACATTAATGATCATGCCAAATTATAAAATGCAGACCCGGCGCTTTGATATCAGCGGGTTTGTCATGCTGGCCGTGTGTATGGCGACGCTGACGCTGGCACTGGAAGGCAGCCGCAGCATGGGGCTGACGGCGCTGGAAATCGTATTGCTGGTGGTGGCCGGTGGCGGCGCGCTGGGCATTTACTGGATGCATGCGCGCGGCAATCTCTCGGCACTGTTTTCCCTGCGCCTGTTCCATACACCGACCTTTAAGATCGGTCTGATCGGCAGCCTGCTGGGACGTATCGGCAGCGGTATGTTGCCATTTATGACGCCGGTCTTTCTGCAACTCGGGATGGGCTTTACGCCCTTCCACGCCGGGCTGATGATGATCCCGATGGTGCTGGGCAGCATGGGGATGAAACGCGTGGTGGTCCGGCTGGTAAATCAGCTGGGTTACCGTTCTGCACTGGTCAGCGCCACCTTGCTGCTGGCACTGATTACGCTTATCTTCCCGCTGGTGGCGATTTATGGCGCCATGTGGATGATCCCGATTGTGCTTTTCTTCCAGGGAATGGTGAACTCCCTGCGCTTCTCGTCGATGAATACCCTTACGCTCAAAGATTTGCCGCCGCGCCTTGCCAGCAGCGGCAACAGCTTACTGTCGATGATCATGCAATTGTCGATGAGCCTCGGTGTCAGCGTCGCCGGGTTGCTGATTGGCCTGTTTGCACATCAGCAAGCGATTACGCCTGACAGCAGCACCCTGCACACCGCTTTCCTGTATTGCTACATGTCAATGGCACTGGTGATTGCCCTGCCCGCCTGGGTATTTTCCAAAGTGCCGCCTGACACGCAGAAAAATGCCATCATTAGCCGTCGTCGTGCTGAGGCCGGCTCCCCCGATCCGATGAGAAAATCATGA
- the maeB gene encoding NADP-dependent oxaloacetate-decarboxylating malate dehydrogenase: MDEQLKQSALDFHEFPVPGKIQVSPTKPLATQRDLALAYSPGVAAPCLEIAKDPLAAYKYTARGNLVAVISNGTAVLGLGNIGALAGKPVMEGKGVLFKKFAGIDVFDIEVDENDPDKLIDVIAALEPTFGGINLEDIKAPECFYIEKKLRERMKIPVFHDDQHGTAIICTAAVLNGLRVVGKSISDVRLVVSGAGASAIACLNLLVALGLKRHNITACDSRGVIYQGREENMAETKAAYAIADNGQRTLADAIPDADIFLGCSGPGVLTQEMVKTMAKDPLILALANPEPEILPPLAKAVRPDAIICTGRSDYPNQVNNVLCFPFIFRGALDVGATTINEEMKLACVHAIADLAMAEQSDVVASAYGEEELSFGPEYIIPKPFDPRLIVKIAPAVAKAAMDSGVAMRPIEDLEAYTEKLAEFVYKTNLFMKPIFSQAKKDAKRVVMAEGEEERVLHATQELISLGLAKPILVGRPSVIAMRIKKLGLQLEAGRDFEVVNNESDPRFNEYWREYYELMKRRGVSQEQARRAVIGNPTLISAIMLLRGEADAMICGTVGTYHEHYDIVENVFGFRKGTHVAGAMNALLLPSGNTFIADTYVNDDPTPEQLTEITLMAAETVRRFGIEPKVALLSHSSFGTSDSPAALKMRRTLELINERAPDLEIDGEMHGDAALVESIRQDIMPDSPLKGSANILIMPNMESARISYNLLRVSCSEGVTVGPVLMGVSKPVHILTPIASVRRIVNMVALAVVEAQTEPL, encoded by the coding sequence ATGGACGAACAACTCAAGCAAAGTGCGCTCGATTTCCATGAGTTTCCGGTGCCCGGAAAAATTCAGGTTTCGCCCACCAAGCCTCTTGCGACACAACGTGATCTGGCGCTGGCCTATTCTCCGGGTGTTGCTGCCCCGTGTCTGGAGATCGCTAAAGATCCACTGGCGGCATACAAATACACCGCACGCGGCAATCTGGTGGCGGTGATTTCCAATGGTACTGCCGTTCTCGGACTGGGGAATATCGGTGCACTGGCAGGGAAACCGGTGATGGAAGGCAAGGGCGTATTGTTCAAAAAATTCGCCGGTATCGATGTTTTTGATATCGAAGTGGATGAGAACGATCCCGATAAACTGATCGATGTGATTGCCGCACTAGAGCCGACATTCGGTGGCATCAATCTTGAAGATATCAAAGCGCCGGAATGTTTCTACATTGAAAAAAAGCTTCGGGAACGCATGAAAATCCCGGTGTTTCATGACGATCAGCACGGCACCGCCATTATCTGTACTGCCGCAGTATTAAATGGTCTGCGCGTGGTTGGGAAAAGCATTTCCGATGTGCGGCTGGTCGTTTCCGGCGCAGGGGCTTCCGCTATCGCCTGCCTGAATTTGCTGGTGGCGCTGGGGCTGAAACGCCACAACATCACGGCCTGCGATTCCCGTGGTGTGATTTATCAGGGGCGTGAAGAAAATATGGCCGAAACCAAAGCGGCGTATGCCATTGCAGATAACGGCCAGCGTACGCTGGCCGATGCAATCCCGGATGCGGACATTTTCCTGGGCTGTTCCGGCCCCGGCGTGCTGACGCAGGAGATGGTGAAAACCATGGCCAAAGATCCGCTGATTCTGGCGCTGGCCAATCCGGAGCCGGAGATTTTACCGCCGCTGGCAAAAGCCGTCCGGCCGGATGCCATTATCTGCACCGGACGCTCGGATTACCCGAATCAGGTGAACAATGTGCTGTGTTTCCCGTTCATTTTCCGCGGCGCGCTGGATGTCGGGGCGACCACCATTAATGAAGAAATGAAACTGGCCTGCGTTCATGCTATCGCGGATCTGGCGATGGCCGAACAAAGTGATGTGGTGGCTTCCGCTTACGGTGAAGAAGAGCTGTCTTTCGGCCCCGAATATATTATTCCTAAGCCTTTTGACCCGCGTTTGATCGTGAAAATTGCGCCTGCGGTGGCGAAAGCTGCAATGGATTCCGGTGTGGCCATGCGCCCGATTGAGGATCTGGAAGCGTATACCGAAAAACTCGCCGAGTTCGTCTACAAAACCAATCTGTTCATGAAACCCATTTTCTCGCAGGCGAAGAAAGACGCTAAACGGGTGGTGATGGCAGAAGGAGAAGAGGAGCGCGTACTGCATGCCACGCAGGAGCTGATTTCCCTCGGGCTGGCGAAGCCAATTCTGGTCGGGCGTCCCAGTGTCATCGCTATGCGCATCAAAAAGCTCGGCCTGCAACTGGAAGCGGGACGGGACTTTGAAGTGGTGAACAACGAATCTGATCCGCGTTTTAATGAATACTGGCGTGAATATTATGAGCTGATGAAACGGCGCGGTGTATCGCAGGAGCAGGCGCGTCGGGCAGTGATCGGCAATCCGACACTGATTTCTGCCATCATGCTGCTGCGCGGAGAAGCCGATGCGATGATTTGCGGCACGGTTGGCACCTATCATGAGCATTACGATATCGTGGAGAATGTATTCGGGTTTCGCAAAGGTACACATGTTGCCGGGGCGATGAATGCGCTGTTGCTGCCGAGCGGCAACACTTTTATTGCGGATACCTACGTCAATGATGACCCGACGCCGGAACAACTGACGGAAATCACGCTGATGGCGGCAGAAACGGTGAGGCGGTTTGGCATTGAGCCGAAAGTTGCGCTGTTGTCGCATTCCAGTTTTGGTACATCAGACAGCCCGGCTGCGCTGAAAATGCGGCGTACGCTGGAGCTGATTAATGAGCGTGCTCCTGATCTGGAAATTGACGGTGAGATGCACGGCGACGCGGCGCTGGTCGAAAGCATCCGCCAGGACATCATGCCGGACAGCCCGCTGAAAGGTTCAGCAAATATCCTGATCATGCCGAACATGGAATCAGCGCGTATCAGTTACAACCTGCTGCGGGTGTCGTGTTCGGAAGGAGTGACCGTCGGACCGGTGCTGATGGGGGTGTCGAAACCGGTACATATCCTGACGCCAATTGCATCGGTCAGGCGAATAGTCAATATGGTGGCGCTGGCTGTCGTTGAAGCACAAACCGAGCCTTTATAA
- the yegD gene encoding molecular chaperone, which produces MFIGFDYGTANCSVAVMRDNNAHLLALENNDPYLPSMLCAPTREAVSEWLNRHGQVPAGSDENLALLRRSISFNREEDIPVNANSVNFGLQALSTYMEDPEEVYFVRSPKSFLGANGLKPQQIALFEDLVCAMMFHIKRQAESVLQESIEQTVIGRPINFQGMGGEEANAQAQGILQRAAERAGFRDIAFQFEPVAAGLDFEATLTEEKTVLVVDIGGGTTDCSVLLMGPQWRDKAERQNSLLGHSGCRVGGNDLDIMTAFKQLTPQFGMGSETQKGIAIPALPYWNAVATNDVPAQLDFYSVANGRMLRDLIRDAAQPDLIKRLLKIQQQRLSYRLVRAAEESKIALSEHESVTAAMDFIESGLAETISQQQLSEAISQPLERIQEQVSLALASSEIKPDVIYLTGGSARSPLLRAALQAQLPGIPLVGGNDFGSVTAGLARWAQTLFR; this is translated from the coding sequence ATGTTTATTGGATTTGACTACGGTACAGCGAATTGCTCCGTTGCGGTGATGCGTGACAATAACGCTCACCTTCTGGCGCTCGAAAATAACGATCCTTACTTACCCTCCATGCTTTGTGCGCCGACACGTGAAGCGGTCAGCGAATGGCTGAACCGTCACGGACAGGTTCCGGCAGGCAGTGATGAAAATCTGGCGCTGCTGCGTCGCAGTATCAGCTTTAACCGCGAGGAAGATATTCCGGTCAATGCCAACAGCGTAAACTTCGGTTTGCAGGCGCTTTCGACCTATATGGAAGATCCGGAAGAAGTGTACTTTGTGCGTTCGCCAAAATCGTTCCTTGGCGCAAATGGCCTGAAACCTCAACAGATCGCTCTGTTCGAAGATCTGGTTTGCGCGATGATGTTCCACATCAAACGCCAGGCTGAATCCGTCTTGCAGGAAAGTATTGAACAGACCGTTATCGGCCGCCCGATTAACTTTCAGGGTATGGGGGGTGAAGAGGCCAATGCCCAGGCGCAGGGGATTTTGCAGCGTGCGGCTGAACGCGCAGGTTTCCGCGATATCGCTTTCCAGTTTGAACCGGTGGCGGCAGGTCTGGATTTCGAAGCCACACTGACCGAAGAGAAAACGGTTTTGGTTGTCGATATCGGCGGCGGTACCACCGACTGCTCGGTGCTGCTGATGGGGCCACAATGGCGTGATAAAGCAGAGCGTCAGAACAGCCTGCTCGGCCATAGTGGTTGCCGCGTCGGCGGTAATGATCTGGATATCATGACCGCATTCAAGCAACTGACACCACAATTTGGTATGGGCAGTGAAACCCAGAAAGGTATCGCTATTCCGGCCCTGCCTTACTGGAATGCCGTCGCGACCAACGACGTTCCGGCGCAACTGGATTTCTATAGTGTGGCGAATGGCCGCATGTTGCGTGATCTGATCCGCGATGCAGCACAGCCTGATTTGATCAAACGCCTGCTGAAAATTCAGCAACAACGTCTGAGCTACCGTCTGGTTCGTGCAGCGGAAGAAAGTAAGATTGCACTGTCTGAACATGAAAGCGTAACGGCGGCAATGGACTTCATTGAATCGGGTCTGGCAGAAACGATCAGCCAGCAACAACTGAGCGAAGCGATTTCTCAGCCACTGGAACGTATTCAGGAGCAGGTCAGTCTGGCACTTGCCAGCAGCGAAATTAAACCGGATGTAATTTACCTGACCGGTGGCAGTGCGCGTTCACCGTTATTACGTGCTGCGTTGCAGGCTCAGTTACCGGGTATCCCGCTGGTCGGAGGGAATGATTTTGGCTCGGTCACCGCCGGTCTGGCGCGCTGGGCACAAACGTTGTTCCGTTAA